Within the Vigna angularis cultivar LongXiaoDou No.4 chromosome 10, ASM1680809v1, whole genome shotgun sequence genome, the region CTGACACCTCACCCTTAATACACTCCACGTCATCCCCAACCATTTAAAACCCACTCTCTATTCTGATCCCATTTCTTCTCTGTCGTGCACGAAGAACCACGCCCATCATTCTCTGAAACACGCGCACGTCATACactcagtgcattaaaaacgcaccaagcGCTGCATGCACGCATGCCACTTGTCACTTTGGAAGTTCTGAAATCAGCATGAGGGTTGCAGGTGTCCGAAAATGAGACGCTCGCTCGTCTGGAATTGGAAGAAACAAAAGTAATTTTCGAAAACCTTTCCGCTCACCTGCATCACtcgtcttcttcctcagaaccgaaccttccattttctctgatctctctctaaaaccagttgcctttctctcttctgtaactcatcTTTTTCTCCTCCGATTCACTTTCCAGAACCATAGGAGCGTTCGTCCAGCTGtgatctttcatttggaccgaacagaacttggatcggaactggtaagttttcCTTTCTACACGTCGTCCTCTCTGGTTTCTGCGAACCAAactctggttgcatgcatgagttCTCGGTCTGAAGTACGTTGATTTTGGTGTCTTAGTTTCACGTAAGAACTGTCGAGAGAAACCTGGGTGTAAGACGTGGTTAGAGGAAACCCAAAAATCTTGCTGTTGgaagtacactgctatccaggtaagggaagcttatatgtttaatttattctgTAGGTTGTATGCTCTGAGTTGCATGTATGAACTGTGTGAAGTTTGAGCTGTTATGGATTGTTCACTGATATCTGATATGATTCTGGTTTTTGATTGATCTGTCATGAACGAGTACtgcatgtatatattatatacgttgttgttgaatttgatttaaatgtATATTGATATGATGATGTATGAAAGGAGTTTAGTTATTGAATAATAGGAATGTTTAAAATGTTGAGATCTGTATGGTGATGATAATGGGAAATAAATCTAGAATGAAAGTtgtaaagtttataaatttgaaatctggaaaattctTCTAAGGTTGTCTTTGATAgtgttcgacctcatgtcgagcatTCGTCCTTGATTGACGTTCGACCTTCTGTCGAGCGGttgtctttgatagcgttcgacctcatgtcgagcgatttcctttgatggcgttcgacctcatgtcgagcgttcatCCTTGATTGGCGTTCGACCTTCTGTCGAGCGGttgtctttgatagcgttcgacctcatgtcgagcgatttcctttgatggcgttcgacctcatgtcgagcgatttcctttgatggcgttcgacctcatgtcgagcgatttcctttgatggcgttcgaccttctgtcgagcggttgtctttgatagcgttcgacctcatgtcgagcgttagTAGTTGATtacgttcgacctcatgtcgagcgatttcctttgatggcgttcgacctcatgtcgagcgttcatCCTTGATTGGCGTTCGACCTTCTGTCGAGCGGTTGTCTTTAATAgtgttcgacctcatgtcgagcgttcggcTTTGATttcgttcgacctcatgtcgagcatTCGTTCTTGAATATGTCCGACCTCTTATCCAATGTTCGTTCTAAATCGTGTAAGGTCTCCTATCAAGCGCTCGAACAATTGAGTGATTTTCTGATATCAAATAGCGTTgtccatacagttaattaaTGTTCGTCTTTTTAtaaaagtggaacatagaatgaaaatgtgaattatTGAAAAAGTTAAAGTGTGCGAACTATTTAAGAAATGAAGTTgtaatattgatatttgaacgagcgtttcaaggaggaacgactctggtTTCTATATTGGATatgaaatttggtaaagtatgactgtggataagttaagactcgctgtccatcctgatgttccgtgatacgcctcttcaagtagaagggggtattcatgtgtgggaacggcaggaggtccttagtccgtaagttaacatgggcgacgtaagaacggacttacctcgagtggcagctgtttggtgtatcccagttactacatcactcgggtgcaaggacgcttgtaactacacagattcatacagtccggacggtctgtcttattaTACGTCTTTGTATGTTTATTATTTGATGAATCACTTGCTGTATGTGTGTTTTGAAATGTAAATGTATGTGttgattgtataaattaaatattataagcttacccttgcttttccattgtgttgtctactgTCCATGTATAATCCGTTTTGTcaaaatgcaatgatcatccgttgtggatgtgagcagatggtggagcATCCCTTGagcaaatgctggaagaagaaaatttggatgaaACAAATCTGGTGGAAGTTGATGTGAAGgtcgagccttagagcgctcgttagaaTAGATCTGTAAACGTTAATGTAGTTAAACGTTCGACCAAgtattttgtaaggtcgttcgactTAAGCTGCTAAGTTAGGTTTTGTCGTGCGTTGTTTTATACAGATTGGGAACGTCGTTTCAGATTCTCATGGCCTGCGTTTATGCGCCTTCTTTTGTACTGTAGTCGTTCGGCTTTTAAATCCTATTTTTAATGCAAAGACTGTTtatgttactgttaattgtaattaattccggattatggtaattactgtattttgggatgttacattagtggtatcagagcagttttgttctcttaaggacGTTGTagggttatgagtgcactgtgtttttgctgtgtacTTGTTGcatgtttaatgagttattgttGTTTAACTCTTGGACATAACTAACGCTCGTTTTTCTCTGTATCCAGAGAATCAATGGCACCTAGATTGCCTCCCCCTCCTCAGCCGAGTGAACCTGATGCTTCCAACAACTCTAGATTGTTGGAGAACATCATTGAGAGActccaacaacaaaataccACATTGATGGAACAAAATGCCGCGTTAGTGCAGCAAAACCAAACAGCCATGCAAGGTTTGGAAGCTTCACGTGCTAGCTCGGAAACAACTCAACGTCAGCTGATGGAGATTCTAGCAACAACAAGGCACACTGCGGGAGCGTCTTCTTCCAACGCTGCCCCGCCTGCAGCtgaatggagcttggagagttttctccaacaccatccggctAAGTTCAGTGGGAAAGGTCTCCCAGATGAAGCAGATCAGTGGTTAAGGGATATCGAGAAGATTTTCAATGCCAAGAGATGCCCAGATGAGAATAGATTATCGTACGCGGAGTATTTATTGACGGGAGAAGCAAGTCATTGGTGGACGAGCGCGAGAGCCATTCTCGCAGACGCACGACAACCGGTCACTTGGGAAGTGTTTAGGGCcaaattttatgaagaatattttccGGACAGCGTTCGGTTTGCGAAGGAAGTAGAATTTCTACAACTGGTTCAAGGAGGTATGTCTGTTTCCGAATATACCAATAAGTTCAAACATCTCGTCAGATTCAATACCATGGCCACAAGTGAAGTATGGCAGTGTAGAAAGTTTGAAAACGGATTGCGGAGCGACTTGAAAGTGTTGATATCCAGTTTGTGTATCCGAACGTTCCCTGCTATGGTTGAGAGAGCCAAGGTCCTGGAGAGGAACATGGCAGAAGCGGAACGTCAGAAGAGGTCGCAACAAGTGAGTCGAGGACCAATCGTGTCCAGGGGAGGTGCTGTACAGAGGAGACCTCCTTACGCTCGTCCGAATCAGTCTTCCCAGACGAGCGGATCTCAAGTAGTGGTTCCTGTCGGACAGTCTGGACAGGGAGGTGTAGTTTGTTTCCGTTGTGGAGGGCCTCATTATAGGTCTTCCTGTCCTCAATTGGTGGGAGTAAAGCAGTGTAATCGTTGCGGAAGAAACGGGCACTTGGATCACGAGTGCAATATGAGTGGGCGTGCGGTGATGAGGCCACCCAATGCTGGAAGGAATCAGGCGAGAGGAGGACGAGCCCAAGCAATTGGGCGAGTATATGCTATAACGAGCGCGGAGGCAGCGAGCTCAGGTAACCTTAtaattggtgaatgcatgcTGTATGGTAAACCCTGCTGTGctttgtatgattcgggggcaacgcactccttcatctcgaaggcgtgtgttgaaaaGCTGGGATTAGAAGTGAACGAGATGCagtttgatctggtggtgtcgACCCCAGcagctggtgaggttaggacgtccactATGTGCGTCAAGTGTCCTATAGAAGTAGAGGGACGTAAGTTTAAGGTTAGCCTCATCTGCctacctcttcaaggtttggaggtgatcttaggaatggattggttggctgccaatcgcattcttattgattgtggagcgaAGGAGTTGGTCTtccctggtgaagaagaagaagttctttcagtgacgctcggtcagctgaaAGAAGATATTATGGAAGGCGCCAGCTGTTTCCTGATTATGACTCACGAGGATCAAGGATCCAGAGAAATGGTGGAAGGACGATCATCCACTAGAAACGGTAATGGACGGTCGGTTGTAGACGAGTTTGCGGACGTTTTTCCGGAAGAGATCCCTGGACTTCCCCCTCAGCGTGAAGTGGAGTTCACAATTGATTTGGTGACCACAGCGGCTCCCATCTCGGTTCAGCCGTATAGGATGTCGCCTGCGGAGTTAGCTGAGCTAAAGGAGCAGATTGAGGAGTTGATAGAGAAGAAATTCATTAGGCCGAGCGTTTCACCGTGGGGAGCGCCCGTGCTGTTAGTGAgaaagaaggatggcagctctcggttatGTATTGACTACAGGCAGttgaataagctgaccatcaagaacaaatacccgttgccaaggattgatGACTTGTTGGATCAACTGCATGGGGCAACGGTGTTCTCTAAGATTGATTTGCGTTCGGGATATCACCAAATCAGAGTGAAGGAGGACGACATCCAGAAGACTGCTTTCAGGTCACGTTATGGGCACTATGAATATGTGGTGATGCCTTTTGGGGTAACGAACGCTCCAGCCGTGTTCATGGAGTACATGAACCGCATATTCAAGCCTTATTTGGACGAGTTTGTGGTTGTCTttatagatgatattctcatctattcCAAGACCGAAGACGAGCATGAAGAACACCTTAGACTGGTACTTGGAGTGTTGCGAGAGAAAGAACtatatgccaagttgtctaaatgcgaattctggatgaaggagatTCAGTTTTTGGGTCACGTGGTGTCGGCTGGAGGCATCTCAGTGGATCCAGCGAAAGTGCGAGCGGTACTAGATTGGGAGAGTCCGAGTTCGGTCACGGAAGTACGCAGTTTTGTTGGACTGGCGGGCTATTACAGACGTTTCATTGAAGGttttgctaagatagtagcgCCGCTAACTCAATTGACCCGTAAAGATCAGCctttcgcttggaccgatcgttgTGAAGCCAGTTTTCAGGAGTTGAAGGTGAAGCTGACGAGCGCCCCGGTGCTGGTTATTCCGGATACGTCTAAACCGTTTGAAGTCTATTGCGACGCTTCTCATCAAGGTCTGGGATGTGTTTTGATGCAAGAGAGGCGAGCGGTAGCGTATGCATCTCGGCAGCTGAGGATTCACGAGAGGaattacccaacgcacgacctggagttggcagcggtcgtttttgcACTGAAGATCTGGAGGCATTTCTTGTATGGATCCacgttccaagtcttcagtgatcacaagagtctcaagtacctctttgatcagaaggagttgaatatgagacagaggaggtggcttgagttcttgAAGGACTATGATTTCGAGCTGCTCTATCATCCCGGAAAAGCAAACGTGGTAGCGGACGCTCTAAGCAGAAAAGTGGTGCATATGTCGTCTATGTTGGTACGCGAGCTGAGCTTGGTAGAGAGTTTCAGAGATCTAAGGCTACAATTTGAGTTAGAATCAAGCAGTATCAAGTGTTGTACCCTTAGCATATCTAGCGACGTGTTTGATCGGATTAGGATGAAGCAACGCGAGGATGAAGAGCTGGTGAAGGTCTTAAACGCACTCGGTACGGATCGAGCCAAGTGGTTCAATACGGGAACGGACGACATGTTGCGTTACATGGGCAGAACGTGCGTtccgaatgatggcgagctgaagcgAATCATACTGGAGGAAGCTCATCAtagccgtcttagcatgcaccctggcatgactaagatgtatcaagacctccggaaatcgttttggtggcctggaatgaagggtgatgtcgctcgtttcgTGGCATCATGTCTAACCTGTCAACGAGCGAAGGCAGAATATCAAAGACCTGGCGGATTACTTCAACAGTTGgaaattcccgaatggaagtgggatagcatcTCCATGGACTTTGTGACTCATCTACCACGAACGGTTAGGAATCATGATTCAATttgggtgatcgtggatagATTGACTAAAAGCGCTCACTTCTTGGCCGTGAATCTGAAGATGTCCATGACAAGTTTGGCCAAGTTGTATATcaaggagatcgttcgtcttcatggagtgccttcaagcatcatttctgaccgagacacaagattcacatctcggttttggcaatcatTACAAGGCGAGTTGGGGAGCAAGTtgcagatgagttcagcatATCATCCACAAACGGACGGCCAGTCTGAACGTACCATCCAGACGCTGGAAGatttactgaggacgtgcgtcctagaccACTTGGGCGCatgggatgaagtcttgccaCTGGTGGAGTTCACGTATAACAATAGCTATCAGTCGAGCATTGGAATGGCGCCatttgaagctctctatggaAGGAAGTGCAgaacgccactttgttggttcaAGGAAGGAGAACACGTGCTGACTGGACCCGAACTCATCCAGCAAACAACCGAGAAGGTTAAGTTGATCCAAGATAGATTGAGGACGTCCTTGAGCAGGCAGAAATCCTATGCggatagaagaagaagaccattggagtttacTGCAGGAGAGCATGTGTTCCTTCGACTAAATCCAGTCACTGGTGTAGGACGAGCCattcgtccaaagaagctgtcTCCCAAGTTTATTGGACCCTACCAGATATTGAGGAAGATCGGACCAGTGGCGTACGAGCTTGCGTTGCCACCTCAACTATCCAACCTTCATCCTGTTTTCCACGTCTCTCAACTTCGAAAGTATATAGCAAATCCGTCACACGTACTGGAGTTAGAAGACATTCAACTACGTCCAGACCGAACGTTAGAACTGCATCCAGTCCGTGTTGAAGATAGCcgcaccaagtactacaagGGCAAGGACGTTCGTTTGGTGAAGATGGTGTGGGACGCTAAGACTGGAGATTCAACGTGGGAAGTGGAGAGTGCAATGAGGGACTTGTATCCGCAACTATTCACGGGTAAGTTctaaattttcgaggacgaaaatttttgtagatagGGAGAATGTGAGACCCTTGATAATTAGCCTCCTTTAATTCTGACACCTCACCCTTAATACACTCCACGTCATCCCCAACCATTTAAAACCCACTCTCTATTCTGATCCCATTTCTTCTCTGTCGTGCACGAAGAACCACGCCCATCATTCTCTGAAACACGCGCACGTCATACactcagtgcattaaaaacgcaccaagcGCTGCATGCACGCATGCCACTTGTCACTTTGGAAGTTCTGAAATCAGCATGAGGGTTGCAGGTGTCCGAAAATGAGACGCTCGCTCGTCTGGAATTGGAAGAAACAAAAGTAATTTTCGAAAACCTTTCCGCTCACCTGCATCACtcgtcttcttcctcagaaccgaaccttccattttctctgatctctc harbors:
- the LOC128194374 gene encoding uncharacterized protein LOC128194374, giving the protein MAPRLPPPPQPSEPDASNNSRLLENIIERLQQQNTTLMEQNAALVQQNQTAMQGLEASRASSETTQRQLMEILATTRHTAGASSSNAAPPAAEWSLESFLQHHPAKFSGKGLPDEADQWLRDIEKIFNAKRCPDENRLSYAEYLLTGEASHWWTSARAILADARQPVTWEVFRAKFYEEYFPDSVRFAKEVEFLQLVQGGMSVSEYTNKFKHLVRFNTMATSEVWQCRKFENGLRSDLKVLISSLCIRTFPAMVERAKVLERNMAEAERQKRSQQVSRGPIVSRGGAVQRRPPYARPNQSSQTSGSQVVVPVGQSGQGGVVCFRCGGPHYRSSCPQLVGVKQCNRCGRNGHLDHECNMSGRAVMRPPNAGRNQARGGRAQAIGRVYAITSAEAASSAKELVFPGEEEEVLSVTLGQLKEDIMEGASCFLIMTHEDQGSREMVEGRSSTRNGNGRSVVDEFADVFPEEIPGLPPQREVEFTIDLVTTAAPISVQPYRMSPAELAELKEQIEELIEKKFIRPSVSPWGAPVLLVRKKDGSSRLCIDYRQLNKLTIKNKYPLPRIDDLLDQLHGATVFSKIDLRSGYHQIRVKEDDIQKTAFRSRYGHYEYVVMPFGVTNAPAVFMEYMNRIFKPYLDEFVVVFIDDILIYSKTEDEHEEHLRLVLGVLREKELYAKLSKCEFWMKEIQFLGHVVSAGGISVDPAKVRAVLDWESPSSVTEVRSFVGLAGYYRRFIEGFAKIVAPLTQLTRKDQPFAWTDRCEASFQELKVKLTSAPVLVIPDTSKPFEVYCDASHQGLGCVLMQERRAVAYASRQLRIHERNYPTHDLELAAVVFALKIWRHFLYGSTFQVFSDHKSLKYLFDQKELNMRQRRWLEFLKDYDFELLYHPGKANVVADALSRKVVHMSSMLVRELSLVESFRDLRLQFELESSSIKCCTLSISSDVFDRIRMKQREDEELEAHHSRLSMHPGMTKMYQDLRKSFWWPGMKGDVARFVASCLTCQRAKAEYQRPGGLLQQLEIPEWKWDSISMDFVTHLPRTVRNHDSIWVIVDRLTKSAHFLAVNLKMSMTSLAKLYIKEIVRLHGVPSNRLRTSLSRQKSYADRRRRPLEFTAGEHVFLRLNPVTGVGRAIRPKKLSPKFIGPYQILRKIGPVAYELALPPQLSNLHPVFHVSQLRKYIANPSHVLELEDIQLRPDRTLELHPVRVEDSRTKYYKGKDVRLVKMVWDAKTGDSTWEVESAMRDLYPQLFTGKF